One region of Oryza sativa Japonica Group chromosome 10, ASM3414082v1 genomic DNA includes:
- the LOC136353776 gene encoding uncharacterized protein, whose amino-acid sequence MTIEQFITDTGLTTDQLLGVAPIEKAEVKYMYELGKPLVKPELLQSLPTQMYKFHQLYMEMSAAGREMIGARIRDTDFLQGDDILWINFKGIYELYQLDALDVSIMSCWILMEIQRARRRRVFDTGFIDPRRVNVAMLDQYPQETEDNLVHLLKAQHYKTFILLPYNTEFHWVLLLFDLEACTVNVYDSMDKKESTFDKVFELIDRAWYRFRHLVRGKWRERLRRKFKFPCAKQKQGNNLCGYYVCEYCHCLANQIITTRELDFIRMRDNLTTHKEFITAVQEQLMGFINEEILNPKGEFYYDGNTIHRSLASELAASTTTSK is encoded by the exons atgacgatagaacaatttattactgacaccggtctaactacggatcaattgctaggagtcgcaccaatcgaaaaggcggaagtgaaatacatgtacgaactcggtaaaccgcttgtcaagcctgagctgctgcagtccctacccacacaaatgtacaagttccatcagctgtacatggagatgagcgccgccggtagagagatgatcggagcgaggatcagggacacggacttcttgcaaggagatgacattctctggatcaatttcaagggaatctacgaactataccagctggacgccctcgacgtctctattatgagttgctggatttt aatggagattcaaagggcccgacggcggagggttttcgatactggattcatcgaccctcggagagtaaacgtcgcaatgctcgaccaatatccacaagaaacagaggacaatctcgtccatctcctgaaggcgcagcattacaagacgttcatactgttgccatacaacacaga attccactgggtgcttttactcttcgacctggaggcctgcaccgtcaacgtatatgactcaatggataaaaaagagtctacgtttgacaaggttttcgaacttatagacag ggcttggtatcggttccgtcatttggtccgcggcaaatggagagaaagacttaggcggaagttcaaatttcct tgcgcaaagcaaaagcagggaaataacttgtgcggctattacgtgtgcgagtattgccactgccttgcaaaccaaatcatcaccacaagagagctcgat tttattcgcatgagggataacctgaccacacacaaggaatttatcacggcggttcaagaacaactcatgggattcatcaacgaagaaatccttaatcccaagggtgaattctactacgacggaaacacaattcaccggtccttagcttctgagctagcagcgagtactactacgtcgaaatga